A section of the Virgibacillus sp. NKC19-3 genome encodes:
- the rpsR gene encoding 30S ribosomal protein S18 → MAARRGRAKRKKVCYFTANGITHIDYKDVDLLRRFISERGKILPRRVTGTSAKYQRKLTKAIKRARTMALLPFVAE, encoded by the coding sequence ATGGCAGCTCGTCGCGGACGCGCAAAGCGTAAAAAAGTGTGTTATTTCACAGCAAACGGTATTACACACATCGACTATAAAGATGTTGATTTGCTAAGACGTTTCATCTCAGAGCGGGGGAAAATCCTTCCACGTCGTGTAACAGGAACATCTGCAAAATATCAACGTAAACTTACAAAAGCAATTAAACGCGCTCGTACAATGGCTTTATTGCCATTTGTAGCAGAGTAA
- the ssb gene encoding single-stranded DNA-binding protein: MLNRVVLVGRLTKDPDLRYTPSGVAVANFTIAVNRPFTNQQGNRDADFLNCVVWRRPAENLANYMKKGSMIGVDGRLQSRTFEGQDGKTVFVTEVVADSVQFLESKGTSQDRGQDTSGFQNRNQNQNQAPWQNQNQNQNQEDPFKNNGEPIDISDDDLPF, from the coding sequence ATGTTAAATCGTGTCGTACTAGTAGGCAGGTTAACGAAGGATCCTGATTTACGTTATACACCAAGCGGAGTGGCAGTAGCCAATTTTACGATTGCCGTTAATCGCCCATTTACGAATCAACAAGGAAATCGAGATGCGGACTTTCTTAACTGTGTGGTTTGGCGCCGACCAGCTGAAAACCTAGCAAACTACATGAAAAAAGGTAGTATGATTGGCGTGGATGGTCGTCTTCAGTCACGTACATTTGAAGGACAAGATGGTAAAACTGTCTTCGTAACCGAAGTTGTTGCAGACAGTGTTCAATTTTTAGAATCAAAAGGTACCTCTCAAGACAGAGGACAAGACACATCAGGATTCCAAAACAGAAATCAGAATCAAAACCAAGCTCCATGGCAAAATCAAAATCAGAATCAAAATCAAGAGGATCCATTTAAAAATAATGGAGAGCCTATCGATATATCAGACGATGATTTACCATTCTAA
- the rpsF gene encoding 30S ribosomal protein S6 encodes MRKYEIMYIIRPDIEEEAQTALIERFNKVLTDNGAEIDKVDEKGKRRLAYEIQDYRDGYYVVINFSSDVEAINEFDRQAKFSDDIIRHMAIREDDQ; translated from the coding sequence ATGAGAAAATACGAAATCATGTATATCATCCGCCCAGACATTGAAGAGGAAGCTCAGACAGCATTAATTGAGCGCTTCAATAAGGTTTTAACCGATAATGGCGCGGAGATTGATAAAGTTGATGAAAAAGGCAAGAGACGCCTTGCTTATGAAATTCAAGACTATCGTGATGGATATTATGTAGTCATTAACTTCAGCAGTGATGTAGAGGCAATCAATGAATTTGATCGTCAAGCGAAGTTCTCTGATGATATTATTCGTCATATGGCAATTCGAGAAGATGATCAATAA
- the ychF gene encoding redox-regulated ATPase YchF, producing MSLTAGIVGLPNVGKSTLFNAITQAGVEAANYPFATIDPNVGIVEVPDDRLNKLTALVQPKKTIPTAFEFTDIAGIVEGASKGEGLGNQFLSHIRQVDAICQVVRCFQDDDITHVSGKINPIEDIEIINLELILADLETVNKRFQRVEKMARQKDKEALAEYDVLSMLKAALEEERSVRSVDFTEDQWKIVKGLHLLTSKPTLYVANVNEDEVADPDANENVQKVKEYAAKEGAEVIVVCAKIEAEIAELEQEEKEMYLDELGIAESGLDQLIKASYQLLGLATYFTAGEQEVRAWTFRKGIKAPQAAGIIHTDFERGFIRAETVSYDDLMKAGSMNKARENGKARLEGKEYIVQDGDVIHFRFNV from the coding sequence ATGTCTTTGACAGCAGGAATTGTCGGACTTCCGAATGTAGGAAAATCTACACTTTTCAATGCCATCACACAAGCTGGAGTAGAAGCAGCAAACTATCCGTTTGCTACGATTGATCCCAATGTTGGTATCGTAGAAGTTCCCGACGATCGCTTAAATAAATTAACAGCATTAGTACAACCCAAAAAAACAATACCAACCGCTTTTGAATTTACAGATATTGCAGGTATTGTAGAAGGTGCAAGCAAGGGAGAAGGACTGGGGAACCAATTTCTTTCCCATATTCGCCAAGTTGATGCGATTTGCCAAGTGGTGCGTTGTTTCCAGGACGATGATATTACACACGTATCCGGTAAAATTAACCCAATTGAGGATATTGAAATCATTAACTTGGAGTTGATTTTAGCGGACTTGGAAACAGTTAACAAGCGCTTTCAGCGGGTAGAAAAAATGGCCAGGCAAAAGGATAAAGAGGCTTTAGCGGAATATGATGTTCTTTCAATGCTTAAAGCTGCACTGGAAGAGGAAAGATCCGTACGATCAGTGGATTTCACAGAAGATCAATGGAAGATTGTAAAAGGACTTCATTTATTAACAAGCAAGCCAACACTGTATGTGGCAAATGTGAATGAGGATGAGGTTGCAGATCCGGACGCGAATGAAAATGTGCAAAAGGTAAAAGAATACGCTGCGAAAGAAGGCGCAGAGGTAATCGTTGTCTGTGCGAAAATCGAAGCGGAAATTGCGGAGCTTGAGCAGGAAGAAAAAGAGATGTATTTGGATGAGCTGGGAATTGCTGAATCCGGTCTGGATCAACTGATCAAAGCTTCTTATCAATTGCTGGGTTTGGCTACATATTTCACAGCAGGAGAACAGGAAGTACGCGCGTGGACATTCCGCAAAGGAATTAAGGCACCACAAGCAGCAGGAATCATCCATACCGATTTTGAAAGAGGCTTTATTCGTGCAGAAACTGTTTCTTACGATGATTTAATGAAGGCAGGATCCATGAATAAAGCCCGTGAAAACGGGAAGGCTCGCTTGGAAGGCAAGGAATATATCGTCCAAGATGGCGATGTCATTCATTTTCGGTTTAATGTATAA
- a CDS encoding DUF951 domain-containing protein, with amino-acid sequence MVDKQFGLNDVVQMKKPHPCGENRWKIIRMGMDIRIKCQGCDHSVMIPRREFTKKMKKVLEKSEKNS; translated from the coding sequence ATGGTGGATAAACAATTTGGGTTGAATGATGTCGTGCAAATGAAAAAGCCACATCCTTGCGGAGAAAATCGCTGGAAAATAATCCGAATGGGCATGGATATACGAATTAAATGCCAAGGCTGCGATCACAGTGTCATGATCCCGCGTCGGGAATTTACAAAGAAAATGAAAAAAGTACTGGAAAAGTCGGAAAAAAATAGTTAA
- a CDS encoding mechanosensitive ion channel family protein, with translation MDTINNQLAELWEYLTGPELWLTIGTGILKIIIILILAVIIVRVTRRLANRLFNKGEKGGKGRMTERRENTLNKLTKSVVSYVVYFIAFIMILDNVLGFNIGALLAGAGVAGLAIGFGAQNLVRDIISGFFIIFEDQFSVGDYVAVSEIEGTVEEIGLRTTKVLSWTGEMNVLPNGNITQVTNYSLRNGLSLVDINIPYESNVDDAERIINEVAATLPEKYEFIVGTPEIIGVQNLEVSHFVIRVIAETLPGSQWAGERNIRREMQDQLYKAGIEIPAPRVVMYDRGNDGDREVLEEQKREREQ, from the coding sequence ATGGATACAATCAATAATCAATTAGCAGAACTGTGGGAGTATCTAACTGGTCCGGAACTTTGGCTAACCATAGGGACTGGTATTTTAAAGATAATTATTATTTTAATTTTGGCAGTTATCATTGTAAGAGTTACAAGAAGACTTGCGAATCGGCTCTTTAACAAAGGGGAAAAAGGCGGAAAGGGTCGGATGACGGAACGAAGGGAAAACACGTTGAATAAATTAACGAAAAGTGTTGTCTCTTATGTTGTGTATTTTATCGCCTTTATTATGATTCTCGACAATGTATTAGGCTTTAACATTGGAGCACTCTTAGCTGGTGCAGGCGTAGCCGGGCTTGCCATTGGTTTCGGGGCACAGAATTTAGTACGTGATATTATTTCCGGGTTCTTTATTATCTTTGAAGATCAATTTTCCGTTGGTGATTATGTAGCAGTATCCGAAATTGAAGGAACTGTAGAAGAAATCGGGCTCCGTACAACGAAGGTTTTAAGCTGGACGGGTGAAATGAATGTGTTGCCAAATGGAAACATTACGCAAGTCACCAATTATTCGCTTCGTAATGGCTTATCGCTCGTGGATATCAATATTCCCTATGAAAGCAATGTTGATGATGCGGAACGAATTATTAATGAGGTTGCAGCGACATTACCTGAAAAATATGAGTTTATTGTAGGGACTCCGGAGATTATTGGTGTACAGAATCTGGAAGTATCCCACTTTGTTATTCGTGTTATTGCAGAGACATTACCAGGCTCCCAGTGGGCTGGCGAACGAAATATTCGTAGAGAAATGCAGGATCAATTATATAAAGCAGGTATTGAAATTCCAGCTCCTCGCGTTGTGATGTATGATCGCGGTAATGATGGAGACAGAGAAGTATTAGAAGAGCAAAAAAGAGAGCGTGAACAGTAA
- a CDS encoding YkvI family membrane protein produces MWSAGLKWMFLIIGTTIGAGYASGRELWQFFGHESGLAILLFAIFFSVSCGVILKVSYERKSTQYLPVLRDIVGGKLTGFYDVMIFLYLFTTTVVMIAGSGATGQAFNVPNWLGIGIMVMALIILFLRDINGLLTMNQVILPLLLGGLLLILLLFTVDQELALFSHWQEQRNWTAAFPFTALNILPLIAVLGAIGNKISSKKEIWIACVGSGLLLGVISYIYNNSLIQIADELLLYEIPLFAILNHYPFEILILMSILLWFAIFTTAAAGVLGIVTRIKDYFKKPLGLIVIVTLATMIPLTQLGFSTLITYIYPVYGILNLYVLTRLLLYPIWNKMENKHSN; encoded by the coding sequence ATGTGGAGTGCAGGTCTGAAATGGATGTTTTTAATTATAGGCACAACAATTGGAGCAGGTTATGCCTCCGGAAGAGAGTTGTGGCAATTTTTTGGCCATGAAAGTGGACTGGCCATTCTACTATTTGCCATCTTTTTCTCGGTATCATGTGGTGTGATCTTAAAGGTTAGTTATGAGCGAAAATCAACACAATATCTACCAGTGTTACGCGACATTGTAGGTGGAAAATTAACCGGATTTTACGACGTTATGATTTTTTTATATTTGTTTACAACTACGGTTGTGATGATTGCTGGGAGTGGAGCAACAGGGCAGGCGTTTAACGTACCCAATTGGTTGGGTATAGGTATTATGGTTATGGCATTGATTATTTTATTCTTGAGGGATATCAATGGTCTATTGACCATGAATCAAGTTATTTTACCACTTTTACTTGGCGGACTTTTGTTAATTCTCTTACTATTTACTGTTGATCAGGAGTTGGCATTGTTTTCTCATTGGCAAGAACAGCGGAATTGGACTGCAGCATTTCCGTTTACGGCATTAAATATTCTACCATTAATAGCGGTGCTCGGGGCAATCGGTAATAAGATCAGTTCCAAAAAAGAGATATGGATAGCATGTGTAGGTAGTGGACTCTTACTCGGCGTTATTTCCTACATTTACAATAATAGCTTAATCCAAATTGCCGATGAATTGCTGTTATATGAAATACCGTTGTTTGCGATACTAAACCATTATCCATTTGAAATACTTATATTGATGAGTATTTTACTTTGGTTCGCTATTTTCACAACGGCAGCAGCTGGGGTACTCGGAATTGTAACTAGAATAAAAGACTATTTCAAGAAACCTTTAGGCTTGATTGTCATTGTCACTTTAGCTACAATGATCCCATTAACGCAATTAGGCTTTTCTACATTAATCACATACATATACCCGGTCTATGGGATATTAAATTTATATGTATTGACTAGATTGTTGTTATATCCAATTTGGAATAAAATGGAAAATAAACACAGTAATTAA
- the yyaC gene encoding spore protease YyaC, which translates to MNLKNRFRPKNETMRMLHNDPELLPTMGKKIFSWLPPLPYEYIVVCIGTDRSTGDALGPLTGTTFTAMEPRHMIVYGTLHKPVHATNLETYIKQIKVNHQNPYIIAIDACLGKSHSVGQIIMRTGPVKPGAALNKPLPAIGDMHITGVVNISGFMEQAILQNTRLSIVTDMAHKIANLLHVIDVQLTTIHSQPTFIKQQRKANTIET; encoded by the coding sequence ATGAATCTTAAAAACCGTTTTAGACCGAAAAATGAGACGATGCGCATGTTACATAACGATCCCGAATTACTCCCAACAATGGGTAAAAAAATATTTTCTTGGCTTCCTCCATTGCCGTATGAATATATTGTTGTCTGTATTGGGACAGATCGCTCTACGGGAGATGCGCTTGGACCATTAACAGGAACAACCTTCACTGCTATGGAACCGAGGCATATGATCGTTTACGGAACCTTACATAAACCTGTTCACGCAACAAATTTAGAAACGTACATCAAACAGATTAAGGTGAATCACCAAAATCCTTATATCATTGCAATTGATGCTTGTCTGGGAAAGAGTCATTCTGTGGGACAGATTATTATGAGGACAGGACCGGTAAAACCAGGCGCAGCTCTAAACAAACCACTCCCAGCAATTGGCGATATGCATATCACTGGCGTAGTCAATATCAGTGGGTTTATGGAACAAGCCATCTTACAAAATACTAGACTTTCCATCGTTACTGACATGGCACATAAAATAGCAAATTTATTACATGTCATTGATGTTCAACTAACAACGATTCATTCGCAGCCTACATTTATCAAGCAGCAGCGAAAAGCTAACACTATCGAAACATAG
- a CDS encoding transporter, translating to MQRLMKMVYEGMMILLVMFTIITIWTEDTYHSTVNFIVWIVFFADYSIRFLLAKEKWMFIKENPFMLLAIIPLDQFFQVARIVRVFYLFRIKTIVKYYVTPYIEKLTYKSVVKVGSIFLVLLLVASVVIWNLEDSVSTYMNALFVVCGHLLFFGHQIFVIENTTSIWILTATTIIGVVIQGLALQWAFNKVEKHFKRKKGRKSLSRET from the coding sequence ATGCAACGGTTGATGAAAATGGTATATGAGGGGATGATGATTCTCCTTGTTATGTTTACAATCATTACAATATGGACAGAAGATACGTATCATTCAACGGTTAACTTTATTGTTTGGATCGTGTTTTTTGCTGATTATTCCATTCGATTCCTCTTGGCGAAGGAAAAGTGGATGTTTATAAAGGAAAATCCATTTATGCTTTTGGCTATCATACCGTTAGATCAGTTCTTTCAGGTGGCTAGAATTGTACGGGTGTTTTATTTATTTCGAATTAAGACGATTGTAAAATATTACGTGACTCCATATATAGAAAAGCTCACGTATAAATCTGTGGTAAAAGTGGGATCTATTTTTCTTGTGCTATTGTTGGTTGCATCTGTAGTTATTTGGAATTTGGAAGACTCTGTCTCTACCTATATGAATGCATTATTTGTTGTATGTGGTCACTTGTTATTCTTTGGTCATCAAATCTTTGTCATTGAAAATACCACATCAATATGGATACTAACAGCAACCACTATTATAGGGGTTGTCATTCAGGGATTAGCATTACAATGGGCGTTTAATAAAGTAGAAAAGCATTTTAAGAGAAAAAAGGGTCGAAAATCTTTATCGCGCGAGACCTAA
- a CDS encoding DUF554 domain-containing protein: MVLFGTLVNGALIIVGSLLGLFFTKIPERFKETVMHGIGLAVLFIGLQMAFETDEIIVVLLSLLTGGILGELLRLEEGLNRLGAWIGSKFTTTKSDFSVAQGFVTASLIFVIGAMAVIGALDSGLRGDHEILITKGIMDGFVALVLTTTLGFGVILSVVPVVLYQGIIALLATYINQWIPETFLNGLIVELTAVGGLLILAIGLNLLKITQIRIGNLLPSIVTVAVVYFIYQLF; encoded by the coding sequence ATGGTTTTATTCGGGACTTTAGTGAATGGCGCATTAATTATTGTCGGGAGTTTACTCGGCTTATTTTTTACAAAAATTCCAGAAAGATTTAAGGAAACAGTCATGCATGGAATTGGACTAGCTGTACTGTTTATCGGATTACAAATGGCCTTTGAAACAGATGAGATTATTGTTGTCTTGTTAAGCCTGCTTACTGGTGGAATTCTTGGTGAGTTATTACGGTTAGAGGAAGGACTTAACCGACTCGGAGCATGGATAGGTAGCAAATTCACAACAACGAAAAGTGATTTCAGTGTAGCACAGGGATTTGTGACAGCATCATTAATATTCGTTATTGGCGCAATGGCAGTAATAGGGGCGCTGGATAGTGGCCTTCGAGGAGATCATGAAATATTAATAACCAAGGGGATTATGGATGGATTTGTTGCACTTGTGTTAACAACTACATTAGGTTTTGGTGTTATCCTTTCTGTGGTTCCAGTTGTACTTTATCAAGGAATAATTGCATTACTTGCAACCTACATAAATCAATGGATACCAGAGACCTTTTTAAATGGATTGATTGTAGAACTTACTGCAGTGGGCGGTCTTTTGATTCTAGCGATCGGACTTAATCTATTAAAAATCACACAAATTCGTATTGGGAATCTGTTACCATCTATTGTGACGGTCGCTGTAGTCTATTTTATCTATCAATTGTTCTAA
- a CDS encoding ParB/RepB/Spo0J family partition protein: MAKGLGKGINALFPDIETQEDETVHEIAITECRPNPYQPRKNFHADAIEELKESILEYGIIQPLIVRKSIKGYEIVVGERRYRAAKEAGLETVPAVVKELTDEKMMELGLLENLQREDLTPIEEAHAYANLMNELKITQDELSKRLGKSRSHIANIVRLLSLPDQVIAYINNGELSMGHGRALLGLKDKDKLIAFVTKIRKENLNVRQVEQLIIKLNEEPAPKKEKPKKDVFLQERESVLRDRLGTGVTIHRGKRKGKIEIEFYTDDDLERLIDVLEK, translated from the coding sequence ATGGCGAAAGGGTTGGGTAAAGGTATTAACGCTTTATTTCCTGACATTGAAACGCAAGAAGATGAAACTGTCCATGAAATTGCTATTACGGAATGTAGACCAAATCCTTATCAACCTAGAAAAAACTTTCACGCAGATGCCATCGAGGAATTGAAGGAATCCATCTTAGAATATGGGATTATTCAACCATTAATTGTTCGCAAAAGCATTAAAGGCTATGAAATTGTAGTAGGGGAAAGACGCTATCGTGCTGCTAAAGAGGCAGGTTTGGAAACTGTCCCTGCTGTTGTAAAAGAACTAACTGATGAAAAAATGATGGAACTCGGATTATTGGAAAACCTGCAACGCGAAGATTTAACCCCCATCGAAGAAGCACATGCATATGCCAATTTAATGAATGAACTCAAAATAACACAAGATGAACTATCGAAACGATTAGGAAAGAGCCGCTCTCATATAGCAAATATTGTGCGTCTGTTATCTTTACCGGATCAAGTTATTGCATACATTAACAATGGTGAACTTTCGATGGGACATGGACGTGCATTATTAGGTCTAAAAGATAAAGATAAATTAATAGCGTTTGTTACCAAAATACGTAAAGAAAATTTGAATGTAAGACAGGTTGAGCAGTTAATTATCAAATTAAATGAAGAACCCGCACCAAAGAAGGAAAAACCAAAAAAAGATGTATTTTTACAGGAGAGAGAATCCGTATTAAGAGATCGATTAGGAACTGGAGTTACCATTCATCGCGGGAAACGTAAAGGGAAGATCGAAATAGAATTTTATACGGATGATGACTTGGAACGTCTCATTGATGTACTTGAAAAATAA
- a CDS encoding ParA family protein codes for MGKIMSIANQKGGVGKTTSSVNLSASLAQLGNKVLLVDIDPQGNATSGVGVNKADMNQCIYNVLVEDLPAEEVCVSTNIGNLDIIPATIQLSGAEVELVQIISREIRLKNSLTELKETYDYIIIDCPPSLGLLTLNALTASDTVLIPVQCEYYALEGLSQLLNTIRLVQKHLNNHLMIEGVLLTMLDARTNLGIQVIDEVKKYFQDKVYKAVIPRTVRLGEAPSYGQPIITYDPKSKGADVYLELAKEVVANGERVG; via the coding sequence ATGGGTAAAATTATGTCCATCGCAAATCAAAAAGGTGGTGTTGGAAAGACAACTTCATCGGTTAATTTAAGTGCAAGTCTTGCACAATTAGGTAATAAAGTATTACTTGTAGATATAGATCCACAGGGAAACGCAACAAGTGGTGTAGGTGTTAATAAGGCGGACATGAATCAATGTATCTATAATGTTTTAGTAGAAGACTTACCAGCTGAGGAAGTTTGTGTTTCAACAAATATAGGCAACTTAGATATTATACCTGCAACGATTCAGCTTTCTGGAGCAGAAGTTGAACTGGTTCAAATCATATCACGGGAAATACGGCTTAAAAATTCTTTAACAGAGCTCAAAGAGACGTATGATTACATTATTATTGATTGTCCACCATCTTTGGGATTATTAACGCTTAATGCATTAACGGCATCAGATACAGTGCTGATTCCAGTCCAGTGTGAATACTATGCACTAGAAGGGCTAAGTCAGTTATTAAATACCATTCGTCTTGTACAAAAGCACTTAAATAATCATCTAATGATTGAAGGTGTATTGTTAACAATGTTAGATGCTCGGACGAACTTAGGGATACAGGTGATTGATGAGGTTAAAAAATATTTTCAGGATAAAGTCTATAAAGCTGTCATTCCACGTACAGTACGTTTAGGTGAAGCCCCTAGTTATGGGCAACCAATTATAACGTATGACCCAAAATCAAAAGGAGCAGATGTATATCTTGAATTAGCAAAGGAAGTGGTTGCCAATGGCGAAAGGGTTGGGTAA